One Oryza glaberrima chromosome 11, OglaRS2, whole genome shotgun sequence genomic region harbors:
- the LOC127755755 gene encoding uncharacterized protein LOC127755755, translated as MGSKMPGRMKLPPNPPEKLICIGFWSWRHSPSCHFRPRRDETRQSGDGTAAAACTAAQPSAASPTSRRRRRRRIRMEPDAAAAAAAGEREAEIEKAFRARLPDFRKQADSLTLEGVRRALEKDMGLEKHSLDAHKKFIKQCVDKVFSGSDDDNTNNNAPEKDEAKDDRSSKEESEDAQPTSDSNKISSNADEPVAKSSETDRDQEGDKDHSSGSDISEATIKNAIVKRASYFRENSETITLQGVRRTLEEDLKLQKKALDAYKSFISTELDNILQEPANGTKKTSKTESHKDSGQKTSKNSKRARQDSDTSEINDSHCERGDSDEDARPKKKKAEKGKAVKRQKKTTVEKQLSNSKAKKVAKKDLDKSKERSGSEEDNSNSSAEEDNKKKRQVAPAYGKRVERLKSIIKSCGMSIAPTVYRKAKMAPESKREACLIKELEDILEKEGLSTNPSEKEIKAVKKRKERAKELEGIDMSNIITSSRRRSTSNFIPLPTPKIVADSDEDDEEDAEDDNDEEVNVEGGDEGDNDDGKAGDGSADDAEHDSD; from the exons ATGGGGTCAAAGATGCCAGGTCGGATGAAGCTACCTCCCAACCCACCTGAGAAGTTGATATGCATTGGTTTTTGGAGTTGGCGG CATTCTCCCTCGTGTCATTTTCGTCCACgccgagacgagacgagacagTCGGGCGACGGGACAGCAGCTGCAGCCTGCACTGCAGCACAGCCGTCAGCCGCCTccccaacctcccgccgccgccgccgccgccgcatccgcatGGAGCCCGACGCcgcagcggccgcggccgccggcgagagggaggcggagatcgagaaGGCCTTCCGCGCCCGCCTCCCTGACTTCAGGAAGCAGGCCGA ctCCTTAACCCTCGAAGGTGTAAGAAGAGCACTGGAGAAGGACATGGGCTTGGAGAAACATTCACTTGACGCCCATAAAAAGTTCATAAAGCAATGTGTAGACAAG GTTTTTTCTGGTTCTGATGATGACAATACGAATAATAATGCACCAGAGAAGGATGAAGCTAAAGATGACCGTTCTTCTAAAGAAGAATCAGAAGATGCCCAACCAACATCTGACTCGAACAAAATTTCCTCCAATGCTGATGAGCCGGTGGCAAAATCCAGTGAGACAGATAGAGATCAGGAGGGAGACAAAGATCATAGTTCTGGCAGTGACATTAGTGAAGCTACGATAAAAAATGCTATTGTCAAAAGGGCCTCATATTTTAGAGAGAACTCAGA AACTATTACTTTACAAGGAGTTCGCCGGACTTTAGAAGAAGATCTCAAGCTTCAGAAGAAAGCTTTGGATGCTTACAAGTCTTTTATTTCGACGGAATTAGACAAT ATTCTTCAAGAACCTGCAAATGGGACAAAGAAAACTAGTAAAACTGAATCTCATAAGGATTCTGGCCAGAAGACAAGCAAAAACTCTAAGAGAGCTCGTCAAGACTCTGATACTTCTGAAATAAATGATAGCCATTGTGAGAGGGGAGACAGTGATGAGGATGCaaggccaaaaaagaaaaaggctgaAAAGGGCAAAGCTGTAAAAAGGCAGAAAAAAACTACAGTGGAGAAACAACTGTCAAATTCAAAGGCTAAAAAGGTTGCCAAAAAAGATTTAGATAAAAGTAAAGAGCGGAGTGGATCAGAAGAAGATAATTCAAATTCATCAGCTGAAGAAGATAATAAG AAAAAACGACAAGTAGCTCCAGCTTACGGGAAACGGGTGGAACGGCTGAAGTCAATAATCAAATCTTGTGGAATGAG TATCGCACCTACTGTGTATCGGAAGGCAAAGATGGCTCCTGAGAGCAAGCGTGAAGCCTGTTTGATAAAGGAGTTGGAGGATATACTTGAAAAAGAAGGATTGTCAACAAACCCCTCTGAAAAAG AAATTAAAGCAgtcaagaaaagaaaggaaagagcaAAGGAACTCGAGGGCATAGATATGAGCAACATTATCACAAGTTCTCGTCGGAGAAGTACATCGAATTTCATACCCCTGCCAACGCCTAAAATAGTAGCTGAtagtgatgaagatgacgaagaAGACGCAGAAGATGACAATGATGAGGAGGTGAATGTGGAGGGTGGAGATGAAGGTGACAATGATGATGGAAAAGCTGGCGATGGATCTGCTGATG ATGCTGAGCACGACAGCGATTGA
- the LOC127755758 gene encoding receptor kinase-like protein Xa21, with protein MTTTTTTTSVKLLLVFQVALICLCASSLHGDESTDRLSLAAFKEAISHDPRRALASWNASAHFCTWDGVLCSSSSSGGSGGRVVTRLNITGRGLAGRISPSLSNLTRLERLVLSGNALAGGIPASLGRLQRLQLLDLTNNTLRGVIPHQLANCSGLMALRLGGNDLVGRIPDHLAQHHRLGILELDRNELAGHIPASLANITTLNVFLCGGNLIEVVQLAGFGCGNRLTSSRFPQAILNLSALTVVSLAVNHLSGEIPSDIGNSLPNLQGLALGMNSFYGSVPDSLMNASELHLIDMSYNNFTGVIPSSIGRLTKLSFLNLEGNQLLAHRTRGWEFMNSLANCTMLQRISLATNHLEGPIPNSIGNLSNQLQLLYLGENKLSGDFPSGIANLPNLFALGLNDNQFMGELPEWLGTLKKLQAVDLSHNNFTGSIPSSLSNLSQLVYLFLNSNKFGGHLPASFGNLRVLNSLRISDNFLHGMIPREIFGIPAITKIELSSNNLSGRLPPEVGGAKQLVRLLLSSNKISGDITNTLGDCESLQYAMLDHNNFSGTIPTSLGKISSLQVLNLSRNNLAGPIPASLGNLQLLEQLDLSFNHLKGEVPTKGIFRNVTAMRIDGNPELCGGVLELHLLACPIMAINSSKKHEHSIVKKVVIPIASIVSLAIVISVMVFFKGKQKENGLSLPSFDSKFPKVSYRDLARATEGFSGSNLIGKGRYSSVYQAILFPDRTMVAVKVFSLETRGAQKSFIAECNVLRNLRHRNLVPILTACSSIDPKGNDFKALVYKFMPRGDLHALLYLTRTDANPASTPSHVTLAQRLGIMVDVADALEYLHHENQGTIIHCDLKPSNILLDDDMTAHVGDFGLSRFKVDSLASSFADSISTSSIAIKGTIGYVAPVSTAGDVYSFGIVLLEIFLRKKPTDDLFKDGLNIVRYVEMNFPDRISHIVDPDLQEDECDVSQRTSLAMKENSLECILSMLNIGLRCTNPCPNERMDMQEVAARLHGIRGAYQRGNMYRTPGTTEGQSN; from the exons atgacgacgacgacgacgacgacatccgTAAAGCTTCTCCTGGTGTTCCAAGTAGCCCTGATCTGCCTCTGCGCCTCCTCCTTACACGGAGACGAGTCGACGGATCGGCTGTCGCTGGCCGCGTTCAAGGAAGCGATCAGCCACGACCCGCGTCGCGCCCTCGCGTCCTGGAACGCCAGCGCCCACTTCTGCACCTGGGATGGCGTcctctgcagcagcagcagcagcggcggcagcggtggccgcGTCGTCACTCGCCTCAACATCACCGGCCGAGGCCTCGCCGGCCGGATCTCGCCGTCGCTCAGCAACCTCACGCGCCTGGAACGCCTCGTCCTCTCGGGCaacgcgctcgccggcggcatccCGGCGTCCCTCGGCCGCCTGCAGCGGCTGCAGCTCCTCGACCTGACCAACAACACGCTGCGGGGGGTGATACCCCATCAGCTGGCCAACTGCTCCGGCCTGATGGCGCTGCGGCTCGGCGGCAACGATCTGGTTGGGCGGATTCCCGATCATCTGGCGCAGCACCATCGCCTTGGGATACTAGAGCTCGATCGCAACGAGCTTGCCGGACACATCCCTGCTTCTCTTGCCAACATCACGACGCTGAATGTGTTCTTGTGTGGAGGTAATCTTATCGAGGTTGTCCAGCTTGCTGGTTTTGGAT GTGGAAATCGATTGACAAGTAGTAGATTCCCTCAGGCCATCTTGAACCTTTCTGCTCTCACTGTCGTCTCCCTCGCCGTCAATCATCTAAGCGGAGAAATACCATCCGATATTGGTAATTCTCTACCGAATCTACAAGGACTGGCACTAGGAATGAACTCCTTCTACGGGAGTGTCCCGGATTCCTTGATGAACGCTTCCGAGCTGCACCTGATTGACATGTCATACAACAATTTCACTGGTGTGATACCTAGCTCCATCGGTCGGCTTACGAAGCTCTCGTTCTTAAATCTTGAAGGGAATCAACTCCTAGCTCATAGAACACGAGGCTGGGAGTTTATGAACAGCTTAGCCAACTGCACTATGCTACAACGTATCTCCCTAGCTACCAATCATCTTGAAGGCCCTATACCGAATTCGATAGGTAACCTCTCCAATCAACTTCAACTTTTGTATCTAGGGGAAAATAAGTTATCCGGGGATTTTCCTTCAGGCATAGCAAACCTTCCCAACCTGTTTGCATTAGGGCTAAATGACAATCAATTTATGGGTGAGCTTCCAGAATGGCTCGGGACTCTGAAAAAATTGCAGGCTGTGGACTTATCTCACAATAACTTTACAGGGTCTATTCCCTCATCCCTATCAAATCTGTCTCAATTAGTATATCTCTTTCTTAACTCTAACAAGTTTGGTGGGCATTTACCTGCAAGCTTTGGAAACCTTCGAGTGCTTAATTCATTGAGAATTTCAGACAATTTTCTTCATGGTATGATACCAAGAGAGATATTTGGAATTCCAGCAATAACAAAAATTGAGTTATCATCAAATAATCTAAGTGGGCGGCTTCCTCCAGAAGTAGGTGGTGCGAAACAACTTGTAAGGTTGCTACTTTCATCCAATAAGATATCAGGAGATATTACAAACACTCTTGGTGATTGTGAAAGCTTGCAATATGCCATGTTGGATCATAATAATTTTAGTGGAACCATCCCTACTTCACTGGGGAAAATAAGTAGCCTACAAGTTCTCAACTTGTCTCGCAATAACTTGGCTGGACCTATACCAGCGTCTCTTGGCAACCTACAACTTCTTGAGCAACTCGATTTGTCATTCAACCACCTTAAGGGCGAGGTCCCAACTAAAGGAATCTTCAGAAATGTAACTGCCATGAGGATTGATGGAAATCCGGAGCTTTGTGGTGGGGTATTAGAGTTGCACCTGCTCGCATGTCCTATCATGGCTATAAACTCAAGTAAGAAGCATGAGCATTCTATTGTAAAAAAAGTGGTGATCCCCATAGCCAGCATTGTGTCACTTGCTATAGTCATATCtgtaatggtattttttaaaGGAAAGCAAAAGGAAAATGGTTTATCTTTACCCTCATTTGATAGCAAATTTCCCAAAGTTTCTTACCGTGATCTTGCCAGAGCAACGGAGGGGTTCTCAGGATCCAATTTAATTGGTAAAGGAAGATATTCATCCGTATATCAAGCAATCTTGTTTCCAGACAGAACCATGGTTGCTGTCAAAGTTTTCAGTCTAGAGACAAGAGGAGCACAAAAGAGCTTCATTGCAGAATGTAATGTTCTGAGGAACTTGCGGCATCGAAATCTAGTTCCTATCCTAACTGCATGCTCATCAATTGATCCAAAGGGAAATGATTTCAAAGCCTTAGTCTACAAGTTCATGCCACGAGGTGACTTGCATGCATTACTATACTTGACTCGAACTGATGCAAACCCTGCTTCAACTCCGAGCCATGTTACACTTGCTCAAAGGTTAGGCATTATGGTGGATGTTGCGGATGCATTGGAATACCTCCACCATGAGAACCAAGGAACTATTATTCACTGTGATCTAAAGCCTAGCAACATTCTTTTGGATGACGACATGACAGCACATGTTGGTGACTTTGGGCTTTCAAGGTTCAAAGTTGATTCTCTGGCGTCATCTTTTGCTGACTCAATCTCAACTTCTTCAATTGCTATTAAGGGAACAATAGGATATGTTGCTCCAG TTTCAACCGCTGGAGATGTATACAGCTTTGGAATTGTTCTCCTTGAAATATTTCTAAGGAAGAAGCCAACCGATGATTTATTCAAGGATGGACTGAACATTGTAAGATATGTTGAGATGAACTTTCCTGACAGGATATCGCATATTGTGGATCCCGATCTACAAGAAGATGAGTGTGACGTCTCACAAAGAACGTCACTGGCCATGAAGGAGAATAGCTTGGAGTGTATACTTTCGATGCTAAATATTGGACTTCGATGCACCAATCCATGCCCAAATGAACGCATGGACATGCAGGAGGTGGCTGCAAGGCTGCACGGAATAAGGGGAGCTTATCAGAGAGGCAACATGTACAGGACTCCGGGTACCACAGAAGGCCAATCCAACTAG
- the LOC127755756 gene encoding uncharacterized protein LOC127755756, with protein sequence MGIFILDVPSVHFITVNNNIVSAAATLFRCDAVEKDLYEHLQHLGRYLKNVSGIDYENWDTVKLATAFKIICSRKIDACDEMFSDDVRSKLLDDADKYRDLVFRTGCISNH encoded by the exons ATGGGCATCTTCATCCTTGATGTGCCAAGTGTCCATTTTATAACG GTCAACAACAATATTGTTAGTGCTGCGGCCACCTTGTTTAGGTGTGATGCTGTTGAGAAGGACCTTTATGAGCACTTGCAACATCTTGGTCGCTACCTCAAGAATGTGTCTGGCATTGACTATGAGAATTGGGACACTGTGAAACTCGCGACAGCTTTTAAGATCATATGCAGCCGCAAAATTGATGCTTGTGATGAG ATGTTTTCAGACGACGTGCGATCAAAGTTGCTGGATGATGCAGATAAATACAGAGATCTTGTTTTTCGGACAGGTTGCATTTcaaaccac
- the LOC127754437 gene encoding uncharacterized protein LOC127754437, with amino-acid sequence MRKKLGTRFPAARIKKIMQADEDVGKIALAVPVLVSRALELFLQDLIDRTYEITLQSGAKTLNSFHLKQCVRRYSSFDFLTEVVNKVPDLGGADSCGDDRALPRRRKALPNGSDPENEESRSSKMAVRSANISPRGRGRGRGRGRGRPPTKRKEVGYVQFEDESSMFADQGEALPGEETVPETIHGTESVPPSTHPPAEAPSAAEIPAPNPKVEEAKNDDHQPDWPMPDAIGNIGVGPSGFGHLTVQVDEDEDYDNED; translated from the exons atgaggaagaagctGGGCACCCGCTTCCCCGCG GCACGGATCAAAAAGATCATGCAGGCTGATGAGGACGTTGGCAAGATTGCACTAGCTGTACCTGTTTTAGTAT CGAGGGCCCTTGAATTGTTTTTGCAAGATTTAATTGACCGAACTTATGAAATTACACTGCAAAGTGGTGCAAAGACATTGAATTCCTTCCACCT AAAGCAATGTGTGAGGAGGTACAGTTCTTTTGACTTCCTAACTGAGGTTGTCAACAAGGTACCGGACCTCGGTGGCGCTGACTCATGTGGAGATGATAGAGCATTACCCAGAAGAAG AAAAGCCTTGCCAAATGGAAGTGACCCAGAGAATGAGGAATCTCGATCAAGCAAAATG GCCGTAAGAAGTGCAAATATCAGTCCCAGAGGACGTGGGAGAGGTCGAGGTAGAGGTCGAGGACGACCACCCACCAAGCGGAAGGAAGTTGGTTATGTACAATTTGAGGATGAGAGCAGCATGTTTGCTGATCAGGGCGAAGCCTTACCAGGAGAGGAGACGGTTCCAGAGACCATCCATGGCACCGAGAGCGTACCTCCAAGCACACACCCTCCAGCAGAAGCCCCATCGGCAGCAGAGATACCAGCTCCAAATCCAAAGGTGGAAGAAGCGAAAAACGACGACCATCAGCCGGATTGGCCTATGCCAGATGCGATTGGAAACATCGGTGTCGGACCATCCGGTTTTGGACATCTTACGGTGCAAGTTGACGAGGATGAGGACTACGACAACGAGGATTAG
- the LOC127754435 gene encoding glutamyl-tRNA(Gln) amidotransferase subunit B, chloroplastic/mitochondrial isoform X1 yields the protein MALTLLRGMRTLVVARRNAGLFFTTLQTPVLSRFTTRAESARAAAPKSIQLATKEAAEQKAQGFEAVIGIETHVQLSTVTKAFCSCPYSYGSQPNSTVCPTCMGHPGTLPVLNAKVVECAVRLGLALNCEIAMTSKFDRKQYFYPDLPKGYQISQFDIPIAKEGYLDLDLPVEFGGGHRRFGVTRVHMEEDAGKLLHSESGSYSQVDLNRAGVPLLEIVSEPDMRTGIEAAEYGAELQRLVRYLGVSNGNMQEGSLRCDVNVSVRPIGQSNFGTKVEIKNMNSFSAISRAIDYEISRQILLHKEGQADQIVQETRLWDESSQKTFTMRKKEGLADYRYFPEPDLPEVVLTSEYIDEIQNSMPELPEAKRRRFENMGLSMQDVLFLANDDNVARFFDSTLEHGADAKLAANWIMGDIAAYLKNEKLSIDEIKLTPLELSELIASIKNGTISGKIGKEILIELIAKGGTVKSVIEEKDLVQIADPAAIEAMVDQVLADNPKQLEQYRSGKTKLQGFFAGQVMKASKGKANPVLLNKILGEKLKANS from the exons ATGGCACTGACCCTTCTCAGAGGGATGCGAACGCTGGTTGTAGCTAGAAGGAATGCTGGCTTGTTCTTCACCACATTGCAGACTCCGGTGTTGTCCCGCTTCACGACGAGAGCGGAGAGCGCGAGGGCCGCAGCGCCCAAGTCGATTCAGCTGGCGaccaaggaggcggcggagcagaaGGCGCAGGGCTTCGAGGCGGTCATCGGGATCGAGACCCATGTCCAGCTCTCGACGGTCACAAAGGCGTTCTGCTCGTGCCCGTACAGCTACGGGTCGCAGCCGAACAGCACCGTCTGCCCCACCTGCATGGGGCACCCTGGGACGCTGCCCGTTCTTAACGCAAAGGTTGTCGAATGCGCCGTGAGGTTGGGCCTCGCTCTCAATTGCGAGATCGCGATGACGTCCAAGTTTGATCGGAAGCAGTACTTCTACCCGGACCTGCCCAAGGGGTATCAGATTTCGCAGTTTGACATTCCCATTGCCAAGGAGGGTTACCTTGATTTGGATCTTCCGGTGGAGTTCGGCGGTGGGCATAGGAGATTTGGGGTCACAAGGGTGCATATGGAAGAAGATGCTGGCAAGCTGCTTCACTCTGAATCCGGGAGTTACTCTCAG GTTGACTTAAATAGGGCTGGCGTTCCTTTACTTGAAATTGTCTCAGAGCCAGATATGAGAACAGGGATAGAGGCTGCCGAGTATGGTGCTGAGCTACAGAGGCTTGTTAGGTACCTGGGCGTGAGTAATGGTAACATGCAGGAAGGTTCCCTTCGCTGTGATGTGAATGTTTCTGTTCGGCCAATTGGACAATCAAATTTTGGTACAAAG GTTGAAATAAAGAATATGAATTCATTTTCTGCAATAAGTAGGGCAATAGATTATGAGATCTCCCGGCAGATTCTTCTTCATAAAGAAGGTCAGGCTGATCAAATTGTACAAGAAACCCGGCTGTGGGATGAATCTTCTCAG AAAACTTTTACAATGCGAAAAAAGGAGGGACTTGCTGATTATAGATATTTTCCTGAGCCTGATCTTCCTGAAGTTGTTCTTACTAGTGAGTACATTGATGAAATTCAAAACTCAATGCCAGAGCTTCCTGAAGCAAAGCGTAGGCGCTTCGAGAATATGGGACTCAGCATGCAAGATGTTCTTTTCCTTGCTAATGACGATAAT GTTGCTCGGTTCTTCGATTCTACCCTTGAGCACGGCGCGGATGCAAAGTTGGCTGCCAACTGGATCATGGGTGACATTGCTGcttatttgaaaaatgaaaaacttTCCATTGATGAAATTAAATTAACACCTCTGGAGCTTTCTGAATTGATTGCATCTATAAAGAATGGAACTATCAGTGGGAAGATTGGAAAGGAG ATTCTGATTGAACTCATTGCGAAAGGTGGAACTGTCAAGTCTGTGATAGAGGAGAAAGATTTGGTTCAG ATAGCAGATCCTGCAGCAATTGAGGCAATGGTAGATCAAGTATTAGCTGATAATCCAAAGCAACTTGAGCAGTATCGGTCCGGGAAAACTAAATTGCAAGGATTTTTTGCTGGCCAG GTGATGAAAGCATCAAAGGGTAAAGCTAATCCTGTTTTGTTGAACAAAATCCTCGGGGAGAAATTGAAGGCCAATAGTTGA
- the LOC127754435 gene encoding glutamyl-tRNA(Gln) amidotransferase subunit B, chloroplastic/mitochondrial isoform X2, translating to MALTLLRGMRTLVVARRNAGLFFTTLQTPVLSRFTTRAESARAAAPKSIQLATKEAAEQKAQGFEAVIGIETHVQLSTVTKAFCSCPYSYGSQPNSTVCPTCMGHPGTLPVLNAKVVECAVRLGLALNCEIAMTSKFDRKQYFYPDLPKGYQISQFDIPIAKEGYLDLDLPVEFGGGHRRFGVTRVHMEEDAGKLLHSESGSYSQVDLNRAGVPLLEIVSEPDMRTGIEAAEYGAELQRLVRYLGVSNGNMQEGSLRCDVNVSVRPIGQSNFGTKVEIKNMNSFSAISRAIDYEISRQILLHKEGQADQIVQETRLWDESSQKTFTMRKKEGLADYRYFPEPDLPEVVLTSEYIDEIQNSMPELPEAKRRRFENMGLSMQDVLFLANDDNVARFFDSTLEHGADAKLAANWIMGDIAAYLKNEKLSIDEIKLTPLELSELIASIKNGTISGKIGKEILIELIAKGGTVKSVIEEKDLVQIADPAAIEAMVDQVLADNPKQLEQYRSGKTKLQGFFAGQFSIVSR from the exons ATGGCACTGACCCTTCTCAGAGGGATGCGAACGCTGGTTGTAGCTAGAAGGAATGCTGGCTTGTTCTTCACCACATTGCAGACTCCGGTGTTGTCCCGCTTCACGACGAGAGCGGAGAGCGCGAGGGCCGCAGCGCCCAAGTCGATTCAGCTGGCGaccaaggaggcggcggagcagaaGGCGCAGGGCTTCGAGGCGGTCATCGGGATCGAGACCCATGTCCAGCTCTCGACGGTCACAAAGGCGTTCTGCTCGTGCCCGTACAGCTACGGGTCGCAGCCGAACAGCACCGTCTGCCCCACCTGCATGGGGCACCCTGGGACGCTGCCCGTTCTTAACGCAAAGGTTGTCGAATGCGCCGTGAGGTTGGGCCTCGCTCTCAATTGCGAGATCGCGATGACGTCCAAGTTTGATCGGAAGCAGTACTTCTACCCGGACCTGCCCAAGGGGTATCAGATTTCGCAGTTTGACATTCCCATTGCCAAGGAGGGTTACCTTGATTTGGATCTTCCGGTGGAGTTCGGCGGTGGGCATAGGAGATTTGGGGTCACAAGGGTGCATATGGAAGAAGATGCTGGCAAGCTGCTTCACTCTGAATCCGGGAGTTACTCTCAG GTTGACTTAAATAGGGCTGGCGTTCCTTTACTTGAAATTGTCTCAGAGCCAGATATGAGAACAGGGATAGAGGCTGCCGAGTATGGTGCTGAGCTACAGAGGCTTGTTAGGTACCTGGGCGTGAGTAATGGTAACATGCAGGAAGGTTCCCTTCGCTGTGATGTGAATGTTTCTGTTCGGCCAATTGGACAATCAAATTTTGGTACAAAG GTTGAAATAAAGAATATGAATTCATTTTCTGCAATAAGTAGGGCAATAGATTATGAGATCTCCCGGCAGATTCTTCTTCATAAAGAAGGTCAGGCTGATCAAATTGTACAAGAAACCCGGCTGTGGGATGAATCTTCTCAG AAAACTTTTACAATGCGAAAAAAGGAGGGACTTGCTGATTATAGATATTTTCCTGAGCCTGATCTTCCTGAAGTTGTTCTTACTAGTGAGTACATTGATGAAATTCAAAACTCAATGCCAGAGCTTCCTGAAGCAAAGCGTAGGCGCTTCGAGAATATGGGACTCAGCATGCAAGATGTTCTTTTCCTTGCTAATGACGATAAT GTTGCTCGGTTCTTCGATTCTACCCTTGAGCACGGCGCGGATGCAAAGTTGGCTGCCAACTGGATCATGGGTGACATTGCTGcttatttgaaaaatgaaaaacttTCCATTGATGAAATTAAATTAACACCTCTGGAGCTTTCTGAATTGATTGCATCTATAAAGAATGGAACTATCAGTGGGAAGATTGGAAAGGAG ATTCTGATTGAACTCATTGCGAAAGGTGGAACTGTCAAGTCTGTGATAGAGGAGAAAGATTTGGTTCAG ATAGCAGATCCTGCAGCAATTGAGGCAATGGTAGATCAAGTATTAGCTGATAATCCAAAGCAACTTGAGCAGTATCGGTCCGGGAAAACTAAATTGCAAGGATTTTTTGCTGGCCAG TTTTCAATTGTTTCCAGGTGA
- the LOC127755041 gene encoding probable nucleolar protein 5-1 translates to MPKRRRGVPPAPSPAPATIDYSLTYNEIAASGAPGAKDFVKNHGLYLLLLETPSGFSIFSLCGVYIHLPDAIQNIWAMFGTYRSAHDVIWLKEFQKFDDKSSAINVDTGVNKQLTEMIMKWRRPAQKLVVGKPEYKSIIETTLGIPCLYDEVVMDIMWAMKRLIRYFVPTETPELPEEDSLTMSQGLRMFLSRYGFEIEPEMVYNDIVRAAAIVFRCDAVEKDLYEHLQHLGRHLKNVSGIDYENWGTVKLATAFKIICSHKIDKSDEMFSDDVRSKLLDDADKYKDLVFRTGCIANYKKILGLNILRNDKVDQLAELVKVARIKAEHVRVKPMLNRSLNLLQAK, encoded by the exons ATGCCCAAGCGGCGTCGCGGGGTTCCTCCCGCTCCTTCCCCGGCTCCGGCGACAATCGACTATTCCCTTACTTATAACGAGATAGCCGCCAGTGGTGCTCCAG GTGCCAAGGACTTTGTGAAGAATCATGGCTTGTACTTGCTGCTGCTTGAGACGCCCTCTGGCTTCTCAATTTTCTCTCTTTGTGGTGTCTACATCCACTTACCAGATGCGATACAA AATATTTGGGCGATGTTCGGTACTTACAGGTCTGCACATGAC GTTATCTGGCTGAAGGAATTTCAGAAATTTGATGACAAGTCCAGCGCCATCAATGTTGATACTGGTGTTAACAAACAGCTTACTGAGATGATCATGAAGTGGCGTCGCCCTGCGCAGAAATTGGTTGTTGGAAAGCCGGAGTATAAATCAATCATTGAAACAACCTTA GGAATACCCTGCCTGTATGATGAAGTTGTGATGGACATAATGTGGGCCATGAAGCGTCTCATTCGCTATTTTGTGCCCACTGAAACACCCGAGCTGCCTGAAGAGGACAGCCTCACTATGAGTCAAGGACTACGGATGTTTTTAAGTCGTTATGGCTTTGAAATCGAACCGGAGATG GTCTACAACGATATTGTTCGTGCTGCAGCCATCGTGTTTAGGTGTGATGCTGTTGAGAAGGACCTTTACGAGCACTTGCAACATCTTGGTCGTCACCTCAAGAATGTGTCTGGCATTGACTATGAGAATTGGGGAACTGTGAAACTCGCGACAGCTTTTAAGATCATATGCAGCCATAAAATTGATAAATCTGATGAG ATGTTTTCAGACGACGTGCGATCAAAGCTGCTAGATGATGCAGACAAATACAAAGATCTTGTTTTTCGGACAGGTTGCATTGCAAACTACAAAAAAATTTTAGGTCTCAATATACTCAGGAATGATAAAGTGGATCAATTGGCCGAGTTGGTTAAGGTAGCTAGGATTAAAGCTGAACACGTGAGGGTGAAGCCTATGCTCAATAGATCGCTGAACCTCTTGCAGGCTAAATAA